From a region of the Helianthus annuus cultivar XRQ/B chromosome 5, HanXRQr2.0-SUNRISE, whole genome shotgun sequence genome:
- the LOC110924336 gene encoding protein FAR1-RELATED SEQUENCE 5-like, whose translation MSTTVDGVRICPTTGNQYYTPIVPDSSKPVVGMHFQSIDSAFNFYKKYAKLSGFEARKHTQSSKNGVVIRKYFVCAKEGSATSCAVDTVNDSVGADKKLNDRRRRPSKRTGCKAHIRLSLTPKNTYRVSHVFEEHNHSFVDEEDYHLLASSRKLTFTEEQLLSDFSEMNIGPVRAFNLMRKIRGGFDKVGVTSTDCKNFKRDINLFIGEFDVDMAVQRLMKKKLYLPNFSCEFYCDEKGALAGLFWADEEMKLNYEVFGDVMSFDATFRTNRYFIHFL comes from the exons ATGTCTACTACTGTCGATG GAGTTCGTATCTGTCCAACTACTGGTAATCAGTATTATACTCCTATTGTTCCAGATTCTTCCAAACCTGTAGTTGGTATGCATTTCCAGTCAATTGATTCTGCCTTTAATTTCTATAAGAAGTATGCTAAGTTATCTGGGTTTGAGGCTCGAAAGCATACTCAATCTTCAAAAAATGGTGTTGTGATTAGAAAGTACTTTGTTTGTGCGAAAGAGGGTTCAGCGACATCCTGTGCTGTTGACACGGTAAATGATAGTGTTGGTGCTGATAAAAAGTTAAATGACCGAAGGAGGAGACCTTCTAAACGTACCGGATGTAAGGCACACATCCGTTTGTCTTTAACTCCAAAAAATACTTATAGAGTTTCTCATGTATTTGAGGAGCATAATCATTCTTTTGTTGATGAAGAGGATTATCATCTTTTAGCTTCGTCTAGAAAGTTGACATTCACTGAAGAGcaactgctttctgatttttcTGAGATGAATATTGGTCCAGTTAGGGCATTCAACCTTATGAGAAAGATTCGTGGTGGATTTGATAAGGTTGGAGTGACGTCTACTGATTGTAAAAATTTTAAAAGAGATATTAATTTGTTCATTGGAGAGTTTGATGTGGATATGGCTGTCCAACGTCTTATGAAGAAGAAGCTGTATTTGCCGAATTTTTCTTGTGAATTTTATTGTGATGAAAAAGGTGCTCTTGCTGGATTATTTTGGGCTGATGAAGAAATGAAACTGAATTATGAGGTCTTTGGGGATGTTATGTCTTTTGATGCTACGTTCCGTACGAACAGGTATTTTATTcactttttgtag
- the LOC110925688 gene encoding protein FAR1-RELATED SEQUENCE 5-like, which produces MKIAIRDVFPDTRHRLCMWHIMIKVSEKVGTELSQDEVFKEDICDVVWTDALEPAQFETQWCDLMIKYNLTSNSWLSDMYNLRSDWIPAYYRHEHMSGLMRTTSRSESENHFFGQLTNTKLSLVEFLSHFDTAMESQRFKRSKRDHDTRYTQPRMKTNYELELEAAKIYTRGIFFDVQEEIRLACKNCMCRREEEVGDSIKFYILQVNLPGLHEVLFTPKDMVIKCSCNRYEQYGLLCRHAFCVLRLCGIKEFPKKYVMRRWTRDVVPKKTKVLSFDQNAAGNQVERASSIVREIMTATEHIVNRLVTNIDLLSLYRDQVIESKLKVDSADLPAESLDKNARLANILHADQPCSSSSATILPPSGIRNKGCGSNKRLKSFREVSSSRVSKKTKTRGCLICGGHGHNSRTCKMKTTVADSQKSS; this is translated from the exons ATGAAAATTGCCATCCGAGATGTTTTCCCAGATACCAGACATCGTTTGTGTATGTGGCATATAATGATCAAAGTTTCTGAAAAG gtTGGTACTGAGCTATCACAAGATGAGGTTTTTAAAGAAGATATATGTGATGTTGTATGGACTGATGCTCTTGAACCAGCACAGTTTGAGACACAATGGTGTGATTTAATGATTAAGTACAACCTTACTAGTAACAGCTGGCTGTCTGATATGTACAACCTCAGATCAGATTGGATTCCTGCATACTATCGTCATGAACATATGTCCGGTCTTATGCGTACAACATCTAGGTCTGAGAGTGAAAATCATTTTTTTGGTCAATTAACCAACACAAAATTGTCATTAGTTGAGTTTTTGAGCCATTTTGATACTGCAATGGAATCTCAGAGGTTTAAGCGCAGCAAACGTGATCATGATACCAGATACACACAACCTCGCATGAAAACCAATTATGAATTGGAACTGGAAGCTGCAAAGATTTATACTCGGGGGATATTTTTTGATGTTCAAGAAGAAATTCGACTTGCTTGCAAGAATTGTATGTGCAGGCGTGAAGAAGAAGTTGGTGATTCAATTAAGTTTTATATTCTACAGGTCAATCTTCCTGGCCTTCATGAG GTTCTTTTTACTCCTAAGGATATGGTAATTAAATGCAGCTGCAACCGATATGAGCAGTATGGTTTGCTATGTAGGCATGCCTTTTGTGTTCTTCGTCTTTGTGGTATAAAGGAGTTccctaaaaaatatgttatgaGGCGTTGGACAAGAGATGTTGTTCCAAAAAAGACAAAAGTTTTGAGTTTTGATCAAAATGCTGCTGGTAATCAAGTTGAACGTGCTTCCAGCATTGTGCGTGAGATAATGACTGCAACTGAACATATTGTTAACCGTCTTGTTACAAATATTGACCTGTTATCGTTGTATAGAGACCAAGTGATCGAGTCGAAGTTGAAGGTTGATTCTGCTGACCTTCCTGCAGAATCACTTGACAAGAATGCAAGATTAGCTAATATTCTTCATGCTGATCAGCCATGTTCATCGTCTTCTGCTACCATTCTTCCACCTAGTGGTATTAGAAACAAGGGGTGTGGTTCAAACAAACGCTTAAAGTcttttcgtgaggtatcatcttCAAGAGTATCAAAGAAAACTAAAACTAGAGGTTGTTTGATATGTGGAGGTCATGGACATAATAGTCGGACTTGTAAGATGAAGACTACTGTTGCTGATTCCCAGAAGAGTAGTTAG